From Skermanella sp. TT6, a single genomic window includes:
- a CDS encoding aminotransferase class I/II-fold pyridoxal phosphate-dependent enzyme — protein sequence MLSSPLVNDRLGRLSDYPFTRLAALLAGITPRANAEPVVMSVGEPQHAPPALIDEVLRTQAHLWGKYPPVAGTPEFRAAAARWLDRRYGLPAGMVEPDRMVLPVAGTREALFLAALLAVPESKAGMRPAVLLPNPFYAAYEGAAVMAGAEAVFLTTTRETGFLPDLDALSPELLDRTALFYLCTPSNPQGAVADRSYLTRAIGLARRHGFVLAVDECYAEIYDAEAPTGVLEVAAALQARGEASGGGLANLLVFHSLSKRSNAAGLRSGFVAGDPDLIALFSRLRSYSIAGTPLPALAAAAALWDDDVHVVENRALYRAKFDAAESALDGRFGFYRPAGGFFLWLDVGDGEAAAATLWREGGIKVLPGAYLTRPDADGVNRGSSFIRIALVHDAATVAEACTRIAKIL from the coding sequence ATGCTGTCTTCTCCGCTCGTGAACGATCGGCTCGGCCGGTTGAGCGATTATCCCTTCACCCGGCTTGCCGCGCTGCTGGCCGGGATCACGCCGCGCGCGAACGCGGAGCCCGTCGTCATGTCGGTCGGGGAGCCGCAGCACGCGCCGCCCGCCCTGATCGACGAGGTGCTGCGCACCCAGGCGCATCTCTGGGGCAAATACCCTCCGGTCGCGGGCACGCCGGAGTTCCGGGCGGCCGCCGCCCGCTGGCTCGACCGGCGCTACGGCCTCCCCGCCGGCATGGTCGAGCCGGACCGCATGGTGCTGCCGGTCGCCGGCACGCGGGAGGCGCTGTTCCTGGCGGCCCTGCTCGCCGTGCCGGAATCGAAGGCCGGCATGAGGCCGGCCGTGCTGCTGCCCAACCCGTTCTACGCGGCCTACGAGGGGGCGGCCGTCATGGCCGGGGCCGAAGCGGTGTTCCTCACCACCACCCGCGAGACCGGTTTCCTGCCCGACCTGGACGCGCTGTCGCCCGAACTGCTGGACCGCACGGCGCTGTTCTATCTGTGCACGCCGTCCAACCCCCAGGGCGCCGTCGCCGACCGGTCCTATCTGACGCGCGCGATCGGTCTTGCGCGCCGGCACGGTTTCGTCCTGGCGGTCGACGAATGCTACGCCGAGATCTACGACGCCGAGGCGCCGACCGGCGTGCTGGAAGTGGCGGCGGCCCTGCAGGCGCGGGGGGAAGCGTCGGGCGGCGGGCTTGCCAACCTGCTGGTCTTCCACTCTCTGTCCAAGCGGTCGAACGCCGCGGGCCTGCGGTCCGGGTTCGTGGCGGGGGACCCCGACCTGATCGCCCTGTTCTCCCGCCTGCGCAGCTACTCGATCGCCGGCACGCCGCTGCCGGCCCTCGCGGCCGCGGCGGCGCTGTGGGACGACGACGTCCACGTGGTCGAGAACCGGGCCCTCTACCGCGCGAAGTTCGACGCCGCCGAGTCCGCCCTGGACGGGCGATTCGGCTTCTACCGGCCGGCCGGCGGATTCTTCCTCTGGCTCGACGTGGGCGACGGCGAGGCCGCCGCCGCCACCCTGTGGCGGGAGGGAGGCATCAAGGTACTCCCCGGCGCCTATCTCACCCGCCCCGATGCCGACGGCGTCAACCGCGGCTCCTCCTTTATTCGTATAGCATTGGTCCATGATGCCGCCACGGTCGCGGAAGCCTGTACACGGATCGCCAAAATCCTCTAA
- a CDS encoding DNA translocase FtsK, with amino-acid sequence MASRTAASSSAAPSGGVSGGRSTAGRGSAGPGSAGRAGTGRTAGASGGRSVGGRAKAPLLPPAARDFIRQRAVEGVGLALTSIGLLLVLVLLTYDRGDPSWNTAVNPEANPKIGNVLGLTGAYAADLLMQWLGIASYLLGAIVMAWGLRIMSHRGLSRIVLRVLMTVVGVLTASTFFAQVPAFPGWQLTHGHLGGTAGDILLTALSRLTGGLIEGLDRPLLATISGGVSVVSVIVALGLSLRDWRDGARSVGWAVGAAGRGAREAGGRAGQAAREASGLLRDRPGLGGLGGPGGLAGLFGFGRPDGEDEAEADARPPRSRSTRGVRKPPRLDDGEADDPETGADLGDDGVDDPPKPPRPVSVVKPTPGPKPVAGKPSGQREPMLELFPETDYELPPLDLLQEPDPSAKPSTLDDDALRQNAVMLEGVLGDFGVRGEIQKVHPGPVVTLYELEPAPGTKSSRVIGLADDIARSMSAVSVRVAVVPGRNVIGIELPNARREMVLLRELLAAESYERSAAKLALVLGKDIGGQPVIADLARFPHLLVAGTTGSGKSVAINTMILSLLYRLPPDKCRFIMIDPKMLELSIYEGIPHLLTPVVTDPKKAVVALKWTVREMESRYRSMSKLGVRNIEGYNARLREAKKNNEVLTRRVQTGFDPDTGKPIFEDQPIDLTELPYIVVVVDEMADLMLVAGKDIEAAIQRLAQMARAAGIHLIMATQRPSVDVITGTIKANFPTRISFQVTSKIDSRTILGEQGAEQLLGQGDMLYMAGGGRITRVHGPFVRDDEVEHVVSFLRSQGEPNYMESITEDEEELSGGGFDDDAGGRPGSGDELYDKAVALVLRERKCSTSFVQRHLQIGYNKAARLVERMEQEGVVSQANHVGKREVLGRSDEAEE; translated from the coding sequence ATGGCGTCCCGTACCGCCGCATCAAGTTCCGCCGCCCCGTCCGGCGGCGTTTCCGGTGGGCGGTCCACCGCCGGCCGCGGTTCCGCCGGCCCCGGTTCCGCCGGCAGGGCCGGCACCGGACGGACCGCCGGGGCGTCCGGCGGCCGGTCCGTCGGGGGCCGCGCCAAGGCGCCGCTGCTTCCTCCGGCGGCCCGGGACTTCATCCGGCAGCGGGCGGTCGAGGGCGTCGGCCTGGCCCTGACCTCCATCGGGCTGCTGCTCGTCCTGGTGCTGCTGACCTACGATCGGGGCGACCCCTCCTGGAACACCGCGGTCAACCCGGAGGCCAACCCGAAGATCGGCAACGTGCTCGGTCTGACCGGCGCCTATGCCGCCGACCTGCTGATGCAGTGGCTGGGCATCGCCTCCTACCTTCTGGGCGCCATCGTCATGGCGTGGGGACTCCGGATCATGAGCCACCGGGGGCTGAGCCGGATCGTGCTGCGGGTCCTGATGACGGTCGTCGGCGTGCTGACGGCCTCGACCTTCTTCGCCCAGGTCCCGGCGTTTCCCGGATGGCAGCTCACCCACGGCCATCTCGGCGGTACCGCCGGCGACATCCTGCTGACGGCGCTTTCCAGGCTGACCGGTGGGCTGATCGAGGGACTGGACCGGCCCCTGCTCGCGACGATCTCGGGCGGCGTCTCGGTCGTCTCGGTCATCGTGGCCCTCGGCCTCTCGCTCCGCGACTGGCGCGACGGCGCCCGCAGCGTGGGCTGGGCCGTCGGCGCCGCCGGGCGCGGCGCCCGGGAGGCCGGCGGCAGGGCCGGACAGGCGGCGCGCGAGGCTTCCGGCCTGCTGCGCGACCGCCCCGGCCTCGGCGGCCTTGGCGGGCCGGGGGGATTGGCGGGGCTGTTCGGCTTCGGCCGGCCGGATGGGGAGGACGAGGCGGAAGCCGATGCCCGCCCGCCCAGGTCCCGGTCCACGCGCGGAGTCCGCAAGCCGCCGCGCCTGGACGACGGGGAGGCCGACGATCCGGAAACCGGTGCCGACCTCGGCGACGACGGTGTCGACGACCCCCCCAAGCCGCCCAGGCCGGTTTCCGTGGTCAAGCCCACGCCCGGGCCGAAGCCGGTGGCCGGCAAGCCGTCCGGCCAGCGCGAGCCGATGCTCGAACTGTTCCCGGAAACCGACTACGAGCTGCCGCCTCTGGACCTGCTCCAGGAGCCCGATCCCTCGGCCAAGCCGAGCACCCTCGACGACGATGCCCTGCGGCAGAACGCGGTGATGCTGGAAGGCGTCCTGGGCGATTTCGGCGTCCGCGGCGAAATCCAGAAGGTCCATCCCGGCCCCGTCGTCACCCTGTACGAGTTGGAGCCGGCGCCCGGCACCAAGTCGTCCCGGGTCATCGGGCTGGCCGACGACATCGCCCGGTCGATGAGCGCTGTGTCGGTCCGTGTCGCCGTGGTTCCCGGCCGCAACGTGATCGGGATCGAGCTGCCCAACGCCCGGCGGGAGATGGTGCTGCTACGCGAGCTGCTGGCGGCGGAGAGCTACGAGCGGTCGGCCGCCAAGCTGGCCCTGGTGCTCGGCAAGGACATCGGCGGCCAGCCGGTGATCGCCGACCTCGCCCGCTTCCCGCACCTGCTGGTCGCCGGCACAACCGGGTCGGGCAAGTCGGTCGCGATCAATACCATGATCCTGTCGCTGCTCTATCGCCTGCCGCCGGACAAGTGCCGCTTCATCATGATCGACCCCAAGATGCTGGAGCTGTCGATCTACGAGGGCATCCCGCACCTGCTGACCCCGGTGGTGACCGACCCGAAGAAGGCGGTCGTGGCCCTGAAATGGACCGTGCGCGAGATGGAGAGCCGCTACCGCTCCATGTCGAAGCTGGGCGTCCGCAACATCGAGGGCTACAACGCCCGCCTGCGCGAGGCCAAGAAGAACAACGAGGTGCTGACCCGCCGGGTGCAGACCGGGTTCGATCCCGACACCGGCAAGCCGATCTTCGAGGACCAGCCGATCGACCTGACCGAGCTGCCCTACATCGTGGTGGTGGTGGACGAGATGGCCGACCTGATGCTGGTGGCGGGCAAGGACATCGAGGCGGCGATCCAGCGTCTGGCGCAGATGGCGCGGGCCGCCGGCATCCACCTGATCATGGCGACCCAGCGGCCGTCGGTCGACGTGATCACCGGCACCATCAAGGCCAACTTCCCGACCCGCATCAGCTTCCAGGTCACCAGCAAGATCGACAGCCGCACCATCCTGGGCGAACAGGGCGCCGAGCAGCTGCTCGGCCAGGGCGACATGCTCTACATGGCCGGCGGCGGCCGCATCACCCGCGTCCACGGACCCTTCGTGCGCGACGACGAGGTCGAGCATGTGGTCAGTTTCCTGCGCAGCCAGGGCGAGCCCAACTACATGGAGTCGATCACCGAGGACGAGGAGGAGCTCTCCGGCGGCGGCTTCGACGACGACGCGGGCGGCCGGCCCGGATCGGGCGACGAGCTCTACGACAAGGCGGTGGCGCTGGTGCTGCGCGAGCGCAAATGCTCCACCAGCTTCGTCCAGCGCCATCTCCAGATCGGGTACAACAAGGCGGCCCGCCTGGTCGAACGCATGGAGCAGGAGGGCGTCGTCAGCCAGGCCAACCATGTCGGCAAGCGCGAGGTGCTCGGCCGATCCGACGAGGCGGAGGAATAG
- a CDS encoding P-II family nitrogen regulator, which produces MKLIVAIIKPFKLDEVRESLTSLGIQGLTVSEVKGFGRQKGQTEIYRGAEYSVSFLPKVKVEVAVTDELAEQVVEAIQKAANTGRIGDGKIFVLEIAQAVRIRTGETNGEAL; this is translated from the coding sequence ATGAAACTCATAGTGGCGATCATCAAACCGTTCAAGCTCGACGAGGTGCGCGAGTCCCTGACGTCGCTGGGCATCCAGGGCCTGACGGTCAGCGAGGTCAAGGGATTCGGCCGGCAGAAGGGACAGACCGAGATCTACCGCGGCGCCGAGTATTCGGTCAGCTTCCTGCCCAAGGTAAAGGTGGAGGTCGCGGTCACCGACGAACTGGCGGAGCAGGTCGTCGAAGCGATCCAGAAGGCCGCCAACACCGGCCGGATCGGCGACGGGAAGATCTTCGTCCTCGAGATCGCCCAGGCCGTACGCATCCGCACCGGCGAAACCAACGGAGAGGCGCTCTAA
- a CDS encoding MmcB family DNA repair protein encodes MAETMVLVEDGVVSGRTGIADLLSRGVRRGLAERGFASLTEFRLASGRRADVMAVNEAGDVVIVEIKSSIADFRADQKWPEYQAFCDSFYFAVGADFPADLIPPECGLMVADGFGAVILRDAPLVKLNAARRRAVVLRVALAASGRLHRLEDPMLTMAVTAG; translated from the coding sequence ATGGCTGAGACGATGGTTTTGGTGGAAGACGGAGTGGTTTCGGGGCGGACCGGCATCGCCGACCTGCTGTCACGGGGCGTACGGCGGGGCTTGGCCGAACGCGGATTCGCCAGCCTGACCGAGTTTCGCCTGGCGTCGGGCCGCCGGGCCGACGTCATGGCGGTCAACGAGGCGGGCGACGTGGTCATCGTGGAGATCAAGAGCTCGATCGCGGATTTCAGGGCCGACCAGAAATGGCCCGAGTACCAGGCCTTCTGCGACAGCTTCTACTTCGCGGTCGGGGCCGATTTCCCGGCCGACCTGATCCCGCCCGAGTGCGGGCTGATGGTCGCCGACGGTTTCGGCGCCGTGATCCTCCGCGATGCGCCCCTGGTCAAGCTCAACGCCGCACGCCGCCGCGCCGTCGTCCTGCGCGTGGCGCTGGCCGCCAGCGGCCGTCTCCATCGTCTGGAGGATCCCATGCTGACCATGGCGGTGACGGCGGGCTGA
- a CDS encoding glycosyltransferase family 9 protein, whose amino-acid sequence MADDILIIKLGALGDLFQSEGALRDIRLHHPDARITLLTGPAYRVLMERCPWVDRVELDPRAPRWRLDRMLDLRRRLGAVPYAMVYDLQNVSRTAFYRRWFLPRTPWSGTASGCSHPHRADDPKLIPSLQRLAGQLADAGVPVRHALAPDLGWVADDVSGILADAGVGKPYVVLLPGSSARLPHKRWPGYAALAERLIADGKSVVTVPGPDELDLCRSIPGVTLTGGKWLNYFQLAGVLAGARLVIGNDSGPTHLAAHLGRPTVALFGSHMAARLTGIDRPWVTCVEVPDLAALPVGQVEDVVNGRLEQR is encoded by the coding sequence ATGGCCGACGACATCCTGATCATCAAGCTCGGCGCGCTGGGCGACCTTTTCCAGTCCGAGGGCGCGTTGCGCGACATCCGTCTCCACCATCCGGATGCGCGCATCACGCTTCTGACCGGTCCGGCCTATCGGGTACTGATGGAACGCTGTCCCTGGGTCGACCGGGTGGAGCTGGACCCGCGCGCGCCGCGCTGGCGCCTGGATCGCATGCTGGACCTGCGCCGGCGCCTCGGGGCGGTGCCGTACGCCATGGTCTACGACCTGCAGAACGTATCCCGGACCGCCTTCTATCGCCGTTGGTTCCTGCCGCGCACTCCCTGGTCGGGGACGGCATCGGGCTGCAGCCATCCGCACCGGGCGGACGATCCCAAGCTGATCCCCAGCCTGCAGCGGCTCGCCGGGCAGCTGGCGGACGCGGGCGTTCCGGTCCGCCATGCCCTCGCCCCGGACTTGGGCTGGGTCGCCGACGACGTCTCCGGCATTCTCGCGGATGCCGGGGTCGGGAAACCCTACGTCGTCCTGCTGCCCGGCTCCTCGGCGAGGCTGCCGCACAAGCGCTGGCCCGGCTACGCCGCGCTCGCGGAACGCCTGATCGCCGACGGCAAGAGCGTGGTCACGGTTCCCGGCCCCGACGAGCTGGATCTCTGCCGGTCGATACCGGGCGTCACGCTGACCGGCGGGAAATGGTTGAACTATTTCCAGCTCGCGGGCGTCCTGGCCGGCGCCCGACTGGTCATCGGGAACGACAGCGGTCCCACCCATCTGGCTGCCCATCTCGGCCGCCCGACCGTCGCTCTGTTCGGCAGCCATATGGCGGCCCGCCTGACCGGCATCGACCGACCCTGGGTGACGTGCGTCGAAGTTCCGGATCTCGCGGCACTGCCCGTCGGGCAGGTCGAAGATGTCGTGAACGGACGCCTTGAACAGCGCTGA
- a CDS encoding hybrid sensor histidine kinase/response regulator, which produces MSAAALLADAGALLALEMPFGRLESEARKSCGIAFRHHSMADGGLVCLCDPVPSAAGQAPSPPGGSVTQGLVHGLLAQVTDSFAFTRNPLPLWIFDPDTLAFVAVNDAAVSRYGYPRERFLGMRISDIRPPEDAPRLLEMLADRSVPGESGQWRHLLADGTVIDVLVTSVWFTLGRRTLCMAAVQDITDHCRLEESLLEARIEAERSNRARSRFFAVANHDLRQPLAALSLFVGALENRLKDPTSRDILRAMNTALATIKNLVDAHLDIARIDAGTLRVEPVGHSVNGLLTRMALEFAGPARQKGLTLHVAPCSAVIRSDRDLLERILRNLLSNAVRYTSSGRILLGCRRQGGRLRIEVWDTGPGIPADQLDIIFEEFYRGNTPSTSESAGFGLGLSIVDRLSRLLDHSLSVRSREGKGSVFAITVPMEGEAEVRAEPVHAPARPDDLGRPRVLVIEDDVIVLQALELLLDQWGCDVTAASGYDEAVEGVSGQADPPDLVIADFRLSGPASGIVAIRQIAKMLDVDLPGLIITGDTDPRCLKEARLSGYPLLHKPVSALALRAAVASLLGRDRLRDGVE; this is translated from the coding sequence ATGTCCGCAGCTGCGCTGCTGGCCGATGCCGGTGCGCTGCTCGCCCTCGAGATGCCGTTCGGCCGTCTGGAAAGCGAGGCGCGCAAGTCGTGCGGCATCGCTTTCAGGCATCACTCCATGGCAGACGGAGGGCTGGTCTGCCTGTGCGACCCGGTACCGTCCGCCGCCGGCCAGGCTCCGTCGCCGCCCGGCGGTTCCGTGACGCAGGGTCTGGTCCACGGCCTGCTCGCCCAGGTGACGGATTCCTTCGCGTTCACCCGCAATCCGCTGCCGCTCTGGATCTTCGACCCCGATACGCTTGCCTTCGTCGCGGTAAACGATGCCGCGGTATCGCGCTATGGCTACCCGCGCGAGCGCTTCCTGGGCATGCGGATCTCCGATATCCGCCCGCCGGAGGACGCGCCCCGGCTGCTGGAAATGCTGGCCGACCGGTCCGTCCCCGGCGAGTCGGGGCAATGGCGCCACCTGCTGGCCGACGGCACGGTGATCGACGTGCTGGTCACGTCGGTATGGTTCACGCTCGGCAGGCGCACGCTGTGCATGGCCGCCGTCCAGGACATCACCGACCATTGCCGGCTGGAGGAGAGCCTTCTGGAGGCCCGGATCGAAGCCGAGCGGTCCAACCGGGCCCGCAGCCGCTTCTTCGCCGTGGCCAACCACGATCTCCGGCAGCCGCTCGCCGCGCTCTCCCTGTTCGTCGGCGCCCTGGAGAACCGGCTCAAGGACCCGACCAGCCGCGACATCCTGCGCGCCATGAACACCGCCCTGGCGACCATCAAGAACCTGGTGGACGCCCATCTGGACATCGCCCGTATCGATGCCGGGACCCTGCGGGTCGAACCTGTCGGCCATTCGGTCAACGGGCTGCTGACCCGCATGGCGCTGGAATTCGCCGGGCCGGCCCGCCAGAAGGGATTGACCCTGCATGTCGCCCCCTGCTCCGCCGTGATCCGCAGCGACCGCGACCTGCTGGAGCGGATCCTGCGCAACCTGCTGTCCAATGCCGTGCGCTATACATCGTCCGGCCGCATCCTGCTGGGCTGCCGCCGCCAGGGCGGCCGGCTGCGGATCGAGGTCTGGGACACGGGGCCGGGCATCCCGGCGGATCAGCTCGACATCATCTTCGAGGAATTCTATCGCGGCAACACGCCGAGCACGTCGGAGTCGGCCGGGTTCGGCCTTGGCCTCTCCATCGTGGACCGACTGTCGCGCCTGCTGGACCATTCCCTGAGCGTACGGTCGCGGGAGGGCAAGGGATCCGTCTTCGCGATCACGGTGCCGATGGAGGGCGAGGCGGAAGTCCGGGCCGAACCGGTCCATGCTCCGGCGCGGCCGGACGACCTGGGCCGCCCCCGCGTGCTGGTGATCGAGGACGATGTCATCGTGCTGCAGGCGCTCGAGCTTCTTCTCGACCAATGGGGCTGCGATGTGACGGCGGCGTCCGGCTATGACGAGGCCGTGGAGGGTGTATCGGGCCAGGCAGATCCGCCCGACCTGGTGATCGCCGATTTCCGCCTGTCCGGCCCGGCCAGCGGAATCGTCGCGATCCGGCAGATCGCCAAGATGCTCGACGTGGATCTTCCCGGCTTGATCATCACCGGCGACACCGACCCGCGCTGCCTTAAGGAAGCCCGGCTGAGCGGCTATCCGCTCCTGCACAAGCCCGTCTCGGCGCTTGCGCTGCGTGCCGCCGTGGCCAGCCTGCTGGGACGGGATCGGCTGCGCGACGGCGTAGAGTGA
- the msrB gene encoding peptide-methionine (R)-S-oxide reductase MsrB, with product MAILGAGGLFKSLTGGTNQASATQFPVQKADAEWRQQLTPEQYHVLREHGTERAGTSPLNAEKRSGTFVCAGCGQDLFAADTKYESGTGWPSFWQPLDGAVETTEDRSFFMTRTEVHCSNCGGHLGHVFEDGPKPTGLRYCMNGVAMGFKPA from the coding sequence ATGGCGATCCTTGGCGCAGGCGGGCTGTTCAAGTCGCTGACCGGCGGCACGAACCAGGCATCGGCCACCCAGTTTCCCGTCCAGAAGGCGGATGCCGAGTGGCGCCAGCAGCTGACGCCGGAGCAGTATCACGTCCTTCGCGAGCACGGCACCGAGCGCGCCGGAACAAGCCCGCTCAATGCGGAGAAGCGCTCCGGCACCTTCGTCTGCGCCGGCTGCGGCCAGGATCTCTTCGCGGCGGACACGAAGTACGAGAGCGGCACCGGCTGGCCCAGCTTCTGGCAGCCGCTCGACGGCGCCGTGGAAACGACCGAGGACCGTTCCTTCTTCATGACCCGCACGGAGGTCCATTGCAGCAATTGCGGCGGGCACCTGGGCCATGTGTTCGAGGACGGACCCAAGCCGACCGGACTGCGCTATTGCATGAACGGCGTCGCCATGGGCTTCAAACCCGCCTGA
- a CDS encoding LolA family protein, translated as MKALLRPLVLAAGLALAPLAAPSILHAAPAAGLTQAEKEDIARIEQYLGGVRTLKSDFVQAGGDGSLVRGTLWLSRPNRMRLEYEPPIRDFIVADGWFVFYWDDELKQQSSAPIGSTMADIILRDKLRLSGDITVTDFVREANVIEVSVVQTSEPGAGTLTLVFEDAPLRLRKWRIVDPQGLTTEVALLNPQVGVQLDRDLFIFREPASARRRD; from the coding sequence ATGAAAGCCTTGCTACGCCCCCTCGTGCTTGCCGCCGGCCTCGCCCTCGCGCCGCTGGCAGCCCCCTCGATCCTCCATGCCGCGCCGGCAGCCGGCCTCACCCAGGCGGAGAAGGAAGACATCGCCCGGATCGAGCAGTATCTCGGCGGCGTCAGGACGCTGAAGTCGGATTTCGTCCAGGCCGGCGGCGACGGTTCGCTGGTCAGGGGCACGCTCTGGCTGTCGCGGCCCAACCGGATGCGGCTGGAGTACGAGCCTCCGATCCGGGACTTCATCGTGGCCGACGGATGGTTCGTCTTCTACTGGGATGACGAGCTGAAGCAGCAGAGCAGCGCACCGATCGGCTCCACCATGGCCGACATCATCCTGCGCGACAAGCTGCGCCTCAGCGGCGACATCACCGTCACCGACTTCGTCCGCGAAGCCAACGTCATCGAGGTTTCCGTCGTGCAGACCAGCGAGCCGGGGGCCGGTACGCTGACGCTGGTGTTCGAGGACGCGCCGTTGCGGCTGCGCAAGTGGCGCATCGTGGACCCCCAGGGACTGACCACCGAAGTGGCCCTGCTCAACCCGCAGGTCGGCGTCCAGCTCGACCGCGACCTGTTCATCTTCCGCGAGCCCGCCTCGGCCCGCCGGCGGGATTGA
- a CDS encoding UbiH/UbiF/VisC/COQ6 family ubiquinone biosynthesis hydroxylase translates to MTISDPVRPATAAQSTDSADLTTEVVIVGGGLAGLTLAAALATAGVLVVCLDRDTPPAQMETDFDGRTTALAFCSKQVLDGAGVWRHMADDAEPILDIRVVDQESPLFLHYDHQDVGIGPFGWIADNIVIRRALFARIAELPGLRHIAPAAVTRIERDARAAKVFLADGRTVTAKLVIGADGRNSLCRRSAGIGVTTWTYDQSAMICNIAHDLPHGGVAVEKFLPGGPFAILPLTGNRSSIVWSERKSLVPTFMGLSDEAFTAELQRRIGTWLGPVRVVTRRSAWPLSVLHAERYVAQRLALVGEAAHAMHPIAGQGLNMGLRDVAALAEVIVDTHRLGLDIGGAEPLARYQRWRRFDNLTLITVTDLLTRLFSNDFGPLKLARDIGMAAVNRMPPLKKFFMRHAMGMVGELPRMIRGEPL, encoded by the coding sequence ATGACGATATCAGATCCCGTACGGCCCGCGACGGCCGCACAAAGCACCGACTCCGCCGACCTGACGACGGAGGTGGTGATCGTGGGCGGCGGCCTGGCCGGCCTGACCCTGGCGGCGGCCCTGGCGACCGCCGGCGTGCTGGTGGTATGCCTGGACCGCGACACTCCGCCCGCGCAGATGGAGACGGACTTCGACGGCAGGACGACCGCGCTGGCCTTCTGCTCCAAGCAGGTGCTGGACGGTGCCGGGGTCTGGCGCCACATGGCCGACGACGCCGAGCCGATCCTGGACATCCGGGTGGTCGACCAGGAGTCGCCCCTGTTCCTCCACTACGACCACCAGGACGTCGGCATCGGCCCGTTCGGCTGGATCGCGGACAACATCGTCATTCGCCGCGCCCTTTTCGCCCGCATCGCCGAACTGCCAGGGCTGCGTCACATCGCCCCGGCCGCCGTCACCCGGATCGAGCGCGACGCCCGCGCCGCGAAGGTCTTCCTGGCCGACGGGCGGACCGTGACGGCGAAGCTGGTGATCGGCGCCGACGGCCGGAACTCGCTCTGCCGCCGGTCGGCCGGCATCGGCGTGACGACCTGGACCTATGATCAGAGCGCCATGATCTGCAACATCGCGCACGACCTGCCCCATGGCGGCGTCGCGGTCGAGAAGTTCCTGCCCGGCGGCCCCTTCGCGATCCTGCCGCTGACCGGCAACCGCTCGTCCATCGTCTGGAGCGAGCGGAAGTCCCTGGTGCCGACCTTCATGGGCCTGTCGGACGAGGCCTTCACCGCGGAACTCCAGCGGCGGATCGGCACTTGGCTGGGGCCGGTGCGGGTGGTGACCAGGCGGTCGGCCTGGCCGCTGTCGGTGCTCCATGCCGAGCGCTATGTCGCGCAGCGCCTGGCGCTGGTCGGGGAGGCGGCCCATGCGATGCACCCGATCGCCGGCCAGGGGTTGAACATGGGCCTGCGCGACGTGGCGGCGCTGGCCGAGGTGATCGTCGACACCCACCGGCTCGGCCTCGACATCGGCGGGGCGGAACCGCTGGCTCGCTATCAGCGCTGGCGCCGGTTCGACAACTTGACGCTGATCACCGTGACCGACCTGCTGACCCGCCTCTTCTCCAACGATTTCGGACCCCTGAAGCTGGCGCGCGACATCGGCATGGCGGCGGTCAACCGCATGCCTCCGCTGAAAAAGTTCTTCATGCGCCATGCCATGGGGATGGTCGGCGAGCTTCCGCGGATGATCCGGGGAGAGCCCCTGTAG
- a CDS encoding ATP-dependent Clp protease proteolytic subunit produces the protein MRFRLVLLHCLILAALCGCARGLVMIDGTGGQGTPEGLRDIEISGIITQATANRVLDQLNAASGPTVRLHLDSPGGDVSAALQIHERLRTGGWTVTTSVADTAQCMSSCTLIFTAGDHRLAGPRSRFRFHAPLYVGRLPLPGPVVDLIEGMTRRGIANTYAGVSPEFARHLADPAIRALHSRRGLALSGAQLAQRGDRFVTGLVEPDPVGTGVPVPLNRPLPVRY, from the coding sequence ATGCGCTTCCGGCTTGTCCTGCTCCATTGCCTGATCCTGGCGGCACTCTGCGGCTGTGCCCGGGGACTGGTGATGATCGACGGGACGGGCGGACAGGGCACCCCGGAGGGGCTCCGGGACATCGAGATTTCCGGGATCATCACCCAGGCGACGGCCAACCGGGTGCTCGACCAGCTGAACGCCGCCAGCGGTCCCACGGTGCGGCTGCACCTGGACAGCCCGGGCGGCGACGTCTCGGCGGCCTTGCAGATCCATGAAAGATTGCGGACGGGGGGCTGGACGGTCACGACCAGCGTCGCCGACACCGCGCAATGCATGTCGTCCTGCACGCTGATCTTCACCGCCGGCGACCATCGGCTGGCCGGCCCGAGGTCGCGGTTCCGGTTCCATGCGCCCCTCTATGTCGGGCGGCTGCCGCTACCCGGCCCGGTCGTCGACCTGATCGAGGGCATGACCCGGCGTGGCATCGCCAATACCTATGCCGGCGTCTCGCCCGAATTCGCCCGTCACCTGGCCGACCCGGCCATCCGGGCGCTGCATTCCAGGCGGGGGCTGGCCCTCAGCGGCGCGCAGCTGGCGCAGCGCGGCGACCGCTTCGTGACCGGGCTGGTCGAACCGGACCCGGTCGGGACGGGCGTCCCCGTGCCGCTCAATCGTCCATTACCCGTGCGGTATTGA